A single Kryptolebias marmoratus isolate JLee-2015 linkage group LG16, ASM164957v2, whole genome shotgun sequence DNA region contains:
- the tcea3 gene encoding transcription elongation factor A protein 3 isoform X6 has product MTREEDLIRIAKKLDKMVSRSNTEGAMDLLKELRDFNMTLKLLQETRIGMSVNNIRKHCTDEEVIALAKVLIKDWKRLLNSGQSRSEKETEVKNGLDAGAAAPNMSPSETRSRKDSSDSKSPPPKKPTPEVKKEKHRKDSCDSKPGQLFYRSFSTDSKPDRRESTDSKKSSSPPAKKLTGERRESFGSKPPPAHPQRKASTDSIERKSRTEAPRTPTTPTSPMSPSFSSAGGPLPPHLATGDSVRDKCIEMVAAALRTDNDFKDFGVNCDSMAAEIEDHIYQEIRATDMKYKNRVRSRISNLKDPKNPGLRRNVLAGSIELSRIASMSAEEMASDELKQLRNVLTQEAIREHQMAKTGGTTTDLLQCGKCKKKNCTYNQVQTRSADEPMTTFVLCNECGNRWKFC; this is encoded by the exons ATGACCCGGGAGGAAGATCTCATCCGGATCGCCAAGAAGCTGGACAAGATGGTGTCTAGAAGTAACACG GAGGGGGCGATGGACCTGCTGAAAGAGCTGAGAGACTTCAATATGACACTAAAACTTCTCCAG GAGACGAGGATCGGCATGTCTGTGAACAACATCAGGAAGCACTGCACAGACGAAGAGGTCATCGCCCTGGCAAAGGTCCTCATCAAAGACTGGAAGAGACTCCTGA ACTCCGGGCAGTCTCGCTCTGAGAAAGAGACGGAAGTGAAGAACGGCTTGGACGCCGGCGCCGCAGCCCCAAACATGTCACCCTCGGAGACACGCAGCAG gAAAGATTCATCTGACTCCAAATCACCTCCTCCCAAAAAACCAACACCggaagtaaaaaaagagaaacacag GAAGGATTCCTGTGACTCAAAGCCGGGCCAGCTGTTTTACAGGAGCTTTTCCACCGACTCCAAACCCGACAG ACGCGAATCCACTGATTCAAAGAAAAGCAGCTCACCACCAGCAAAGAAGCTAACAGGTGAAAG gagaGAGTCTTTTGGCTCTAAACCTCCACCTGCTCATCCGCAGAGGAAAGCCTCTACTGACAGCATCGAAAG AAAGAGCAGAACCGAAGCTCCCAGAACTCCCACCACCCCGACCAGCCCAATGTCCCCCAGCTTCAGTTCTGCTGGGGGTCCACTGCCCCCCCACCTGGCCACTGGAGACTCCGTCAGAGACAAGTGCATCGAGATGGTGGCAGCCGCTCTGCGCACGGACA ATGACTTCAAAGATTTTGGAGTAAACTGCGACAGCATGGCGGCAGAGATTGAAGATC ATATCTACCAGGAGATAAGGGCCACCGACATGAAATACAAGAACAGAGTGCGGAGCCGCATCAGCAACCTGAAGGACCCCAAGAACCCGGGGCTTCGCAGGAATGTGCTGGCAGGCAGCATCGAGTTAAGCCGCATCGCCTCCATGTCCGCTGAG gaaaTGGCAAGCGatgagctaaaacagctgaGGAACGTTCTCACCCAGGAGGCCATCCGGGAGCACCAGATGGCCAAAACTGGTGGGACCACCACGGACCTGCTGCAGTGCGGCAAGtgcaagaagaaaaactgcACCTACAACCAG gtccAGACACGCAGCGCAGACGAGCCGATGaccacatttgttttgtgtaatgAGTGTGGGAACCGATGGAAG TTCTGCTGA
- the tcea3 gene encoding transcription elongation factor A protein 3 isoform X5, translated as MTREEDLIRIAKKLDKMVSRSNTEGAMDLLKELRDFNMTLKLLQETRIGMSVNNIRKHCTDEEVIALAKVLIKDWKRLLNSGQSRSEKETEVKNGLDAGAAAPNMSPSETRSRKDSVDGKVSKKHSDKAKRERKDSSDSKSPPPKKPTPEVKKEKHRKDSCDSKPGQLFYRSFSTDSKPDRRESTDSKKSSSPPAKKLTGERRESFGSKPPPAHPQRKASTDSIERKSRTEAPRTPTTPTSPMSPSFSSAGGPLPPHLATGDSVRDKCIEMVAAALRTDNDFKDFGVNCDSMAAEIEDHIYQEIRATDMKYKNRVRSRISNLKDPKNPGLRRNVLAGSIELSRIASMSAEEMASDELKQLRNVLTQEAIREHQMAKTGGTTTDLLQCGKCKKKNCTYNQVQTRSADEPMTTFVLCNECGNRWKFC; from the exons ATGACCCGGGAGGAAGATCTCATCCGGATCGCCAAGAAGCTGGACAAGATGGTGTCTAGAAGTAACACG GAGGGGGCGATGGACCTGCTGAAAGAGCTGAGAGACTTCAATATGACACTAAAACTTCTCCAG GAGACGAGGATCGGCATGTCTGTGAACAACATCAGGAAGCACTGCACAGACGAAGAGGTCATCGCCCTGGCAAAGGTCCTCATCAAAGACTGGAAGAGACTCCTGA ACTCCGGGCAGTCTCGCTCTGAGAAAGAGACGGAAGTGAAGAACGGCTTGGACGCCGGCGCCGCAGCCCCAAACATGTCACCCTCGGAGACACGCAGCAG gaaAGACTCAGTGGATGGCAAAGTGTCTAAAAAACACTCAGACAAAGCTAAGAGAGAAAG gAAAGATTCATCTGACTCCAAATCACCTCCTCCCAAAAAACCAACACCggaagtaaaaaaagagaaacacag GAAGGATTCCTGTGACTCAAAGCCGGGCCAGCTGTTTTACAGGAGCTTTTCCACCGACTCCAAACCCGACAG ACGCGAATCCACTGATTCAAAGAAAAGCAGCTCACCACCAGCAAAGAAGCTAACAGGTGAAAG gagaGAGTCTTTTGGCTCTAAACCTCCACCTGCTCATCCGCAGAGGAAAGCCTCTACTGACAGCATCGAAAG AAAGAGCAGAACCGAAGCTCCCAGAACTCCCACCACCCCGACCAGCCCAATGTCCCCCAGCTTCAGTTCTGCTGGGGGTCCACTGCCCCCCCACCTGGCCACTGGAGACTCCGTCAGAGACAAGTGCATCGAGATGGTGGCAGCCGCTCTGCGCACGGACA ATGACTTCAAAGATTTTGGAGTAAACTGCGACAGCATGGCGGCAGAGATTGAAGATC ATATCTACCAGGAGATAAGGGCCACCGACATGAAATACAAGAACAGAGTGCGGAGCCGCATCAGCAACCTGAAGGACCCCAAGAACCCGGGGCTTCGCAGGAATGTGCTGGCAGGCAGCATCGAGTTAAGCCGCATCGCCTCCATGTCCGCTGAG gaaaTGGCAAGCGatgagctaaaacagctgaGGAACGTTCTCACCCAGGAGGCCATCCGGGAGCACCAGATGGCCAAAACTGGTGGGACCACCACGGACCTGCTGCAGTGCGGCAAGtgcaagaagaaaaactgcACCTACAACCAG gtccAGACACGCAGCGCAGACGAGCCGATGaccacatttgttttgtgtaatgAGTGTGGGAACCGATGGAAG TTCTGCTGA
- the tcea3 gene encoding transcription elongation factor A protein 3 isoform X3, with the protein MTREEDLIRIAKKLDKMVSRSNTEGAMDLLKELRDFNMTLKLLQETRIGMSVNNIRKHCTDEEVIALAKVLIKDWKRLLNSGQSRSEKETEVKNGLDAGAAAPNMSPSETRSRGLDVKLKHDSDSDKKHSDKSRKETQDDNHIGKKRPADEPRGDGKQLEDLRREKHPPETREDKQPPSAEKPKVDTEDKRQRHVPSRKPKPDPPKEELKKMRHVEPLRKENPLEELKKQEDLRKDRNREESRHERPVGTPHRERTLSETRTERPAEKALFERRGVLDSSVLYPTRFPSPPRPARPPMPVKRPSLDTKKDRKDGRDSSTQHPRPPAPQPASPPVKRPAVEVKKERKVPADPNAPIAPLPFHLHPPPLRKEPPDPNAPLPPLPLHLHPPPPAKRPSVDGKKDKDSSRKSITDSKPPTQRKSADCEKKDRKDSVDGKVSKKHSDKAKRERKDSSDSKSPPPKKPTPEVKKEKHRKDSCDSKPGQLFYRSFSTDSKPDRRESTDSKKSSSPPAKKLTGERRESFGSKPPPAHPQRKASTDSIERKSRTEAPRTPTTPTSPMSPSFSSAGGPLPPHLATGDSVRDKCIEMVAAALRTDNDFKDFGVNCDSMAAEIEDHIYQEIRATDMKYKNRVRSRISNLKDPKNPGLRRNVLAGSIELSRIASMSAEEMASDELKQLRNVLTQEAIREHQMAKTGGTTTDLLQCGKCKKKNCTYNQVQTRSADEPMTTFVLCNECGNRWKFC; encoded by the exons ATGACCCGGGAGGAAGATCTCATCCGGATCGCCAAGAAGCTGGACAAGATGGTGTCTAGAAGTAACACG GAGGGGGCGATGGACCTGCTGAAAGAGCTGAGAGACTTCAATATGACACTAAAACTTCTCCAG GAGACGAGGATCGGCATGTCTGTGAACAACATCAGGAAGCACTGCACAGACGAAGAGGTCATCGCCCTGGCAAAGGTCCTCATCAAAGACTGGAAGAGACTCCTGA ACTCCGGGCAGTCTCGCTCTGAGAAAGAGACGGAAGTGAAGAACGGCTTGGACGCCGGCGCCGCAGCCCCAAACATGTCACCCTCGGAGACACGCAGCAG GGGGCTGGATGTTAAACTAAAACACGACTCCGATTCTGATAAAAAACACTCTGACAAAAGCAGAAAGGAGACGCAGGATGACAACCACATAGGCAAAAAGAGACCTGCAGATGAACCCAGAGGCGATGGAAAGCAGCTCGAGGATCTCCGTCGGGAGAAACATCCTCCTGAAACGAGGGAGGACAAACAGCCGCCGTCTGCAGAGAAACCCAAAGTGGACACGGAGGACAAGAGGCAGAGACACGTGCCGAGCAGAAAACCCAAACCGGACCCACCGAAAGAAGAGCTGAAAAAGATGAGGCACGTCGAGCCGCTCAGAAAGGAGAATCCCCTcgaggagctgaagaagcagGAAGACCTGAGGAAGGACAGAAACCGAGAGGAGAGCAGACACGAGAGGCCCGTCGGCACACCTCACCGGGAGAGGACCCTGAGCGAAACGAGGACAGAAAGACCGGCTGAGAAAGCACTGTTTGAAAG GAGAGGCGTGCTGGACAGCAGCGTTCTGTACCCCACCCGcttcccctcccctccccggCCCGCTCGGCCCCCGATGCCTGTCAAACGGCCCTCTCtggacacaaaaaaagacag GAAAGACGGGAGAGACTCTTCCACCCAGCACCCCCGTCCCCCCGCTCCTCAACCGGCCTCTCCGCCCGTGAAGCGGCCTGCTGTAGAGGTCAAGAAAGAGAG GAAAGTTCCAGCGGACCCAAACGCACCGATTGCTCCTCTCCCTTTCCACCTTCATCCTCCCCCCCTGAG aaaagaGCCTCCTGACCCCaacgctcctcttcctccgctGCCTCTTCatctccatcctcctcctcctgcaaaGCGTCCCTCTGTGGATGGGAAAAAGGACAAAGACAG CAGCAGGAAGTCGATCACAGACTCAAAGCCTCCTACACAGAGAAAATCTGCAGATTGTGAGAAAAAAGACAG gaaAGACTCAGTGGATGGCAAAGTGTCTAAAAAACACTCAGACAAAGCTAAGAGAGAAAG gAAAGATTCATCTGACTCCAAATCACCTCCTCCCAAAAAACCAACACCggaagtaaaaaaagagaaacacag GAAGGATTCCTGTGACTCAAAGCCGGGCCAGCTGTTTTACAGGAGCTTTTCCACCGACTCCAAACCCGACAG ACGCGAATCCACTGATTCAAAGAAAAGCAGCTCACCACCAGCAAAGAAGCTAACAGGTGAAAG gagaGAGTCTTTTGGCTCTAAACCTCCACCTGCTCATCCGCAGAGGAAAGCCTCTACTGACAGCATCGAAAG AAAGAGCAGAACCGAAGCTCCCAGAACTCCCACCACCCCGACCAGCCCAATGTCCCCCAGCTTCAGTTCTGCTGGGGGTCCACTGCCCCCCCACCTGGCCACTGGAGACTCCGTCAGAGACAAGTGCATCGAGATGGTGGCAGCCGCTCTGCGCACGGACA ATGACTTCAAAGATTTTGGAGTAAACTGCGACAGCATGGCGGCAGAGATTGAAGATC ATATCTACCAGGAGATAAGGGCCACCGACATGAAATACAAGAACAGAGTGCGGAGCCGCATCAGCAACCTGAAGGACCCCAAGAACCCGGGGCTTCGCAGGAATGTGCTGGCAGGCAGCATCGAGTTAAGCCGCATCGCCTCCATGTCCGCTGAG gaaaTGGCAAGCGatgagctaaaacagctgaGGAACGTTCTCACCCAGGAGGCCATCCGGGAGCACCAGATGGCCAAAACTGGTGGGACCACCACGGACCTGCTGCAGTGCGGCAAGtgcaagaagaaaaactgcACCTACAACCAG gtccAGACACGCAGCGCAGACGAGCCGATGaccacatttgttttgtgtaatgAGTGTGGGAACCGATGGAAG TTCTGCTGA
- the tcea3 gene encoding transcription elongation factor A protein 3 isoform X2 yields the protein MTREEDLIRIAKKLDKMVSRSNTEGAMDLLKELRDFNMTLKLLQETRIGMSVNNIRKHCTDEEVIALAKVLIKDWKRLLNSGQSRSEKETEVKNGLDAGAAAPNMSPSETRSRGLDVKLKHDSDSDKKHSDKSRKETQDDNHIGKKRPADEPRGDGKQLEDLRREKHPPETREDKQPPSAEKPKVDTEDKRQRHVPSRKPKPDPPKEELKKMRHVEPLRKENPLEELKKQEDLRKDRNREESRHERPVGTPHRERTLSETRTERPAEKALFERRGVLDSSVLYPTRFPSPPRPARPPMPVKRPSLDTKKDRKDGRDSSTQHPRPPAPQPASPPVKRPAVEVKKERSGVLCGVSAELVQARAELRTIACFFFYTRKVPADPNAPIAPLPFHLHPPPLRKEPPDPNAPLPPLPLHLHPPPPAKRPSVDGKKDKDSRKSITDSKPPTQRKSADCEKKDRKDSVDGKVSKKHSDKAKRERKDSSDSKSPPPKKPTPEVKKEKHRKDSCDSKPGQLFYRSFSTDSKPDRRESTDSKKSSSPPAKKLTGERRESFGSKPPPAHPQRKASTDSIERKSRTEAPRTPTTPTSPMSPSFSSAGGPLPPHLATGDSVRDKCIEMVAAALRTDNDFKDFGVNCDSMAAEIEDHIYQEIRATDMKYKNRVRSRISNLKDPKNPGLRRNVLAGSIELSRIASMSAEEMASDELKQLRNVLTQEAIREHQMAKTGGTTTDLLQCGKCKKKNCTYNQVQTRSADEPMTTFVLCNECGNRWKFC from the exons ATGACCCGGGAGGAAGATCTCATCCGGATCGCCAAGAAGCTGGACAAGATGGTGTCTAGAAGTAACACG GAGGGGGCGATGGACCTGCTGAAAGAGCTGAGAGACTTCAATATGACACTAAAACTTCTCCAG GAGACGAGGATCGGCATGTCTGTGAACAACATCAGGAAGCACTGCACAGACGAAGAGGTCATCGCCCTGGCAAAGGTCCTCATCAAAGACTGGAAGAGACTCCTGA ACTCCGGGCAGTCTCGCTCTGAGAAAGAGACGGAAGTGAAGAACGGCTTGGACGCCGGCGCCGCAGCCCCAAACATGTCACCCTCGGAGACACGCAGCAG GGGGCTGGATGTTAAACTAAAACACGACTCCGATTCTGATAAAAAACACTCTGACAAAAGCAGAAAGGAGACGCAGGATGACAACCACATAGGCAAAAAGAGACCTGCAGATGAACCCAGAGGCGATGGAAAGCAGCTCGAGGATCTCCGTCGGGAGAAACATCCTCCTGAAACGAGGGAGGACAAACAGCCGCCGTCTGCAGAGAAACCCAAAGTGGACACGGAGGACAAGAGGCAGAGACACGTGCCGAGCAGAAAACCCAAACCGGACCCACCGAAAGAAGAGCTGAAAAAGATGAGGCACGTCGAGCCGCTCAGAAAGGAGAATCCCCTcgaggagctgaagaagcagGAAGACCTGAGGAAGGACAGAAACCGAGAGGAGAGCAGACACGAGAGGCCCGTCGGCACACCTCACCGGGAGAGGACCCTGAGCGAAACGAGGACAGAAAGACCGGCTGAGAAAGCACTGTTTGAAAG GAGAGGCGTGCTGGACAGCAGCGTTCTGTACCCCACCCGcttcccctcccctccccggCCCGCTCGGCCCCCGATGCCTGTCAAACGGCCCTCTCtggacacaaaaaaagacag GAAAGACGGGAGAGACTCTTCCACCCAGCACCCCCGTCCCCCCGCTCCTCAACCGGCCTCTCCGCCCGTGAAGCGGCCTGCTGTAGAGGTCAAGAAAGAGAGGTCAGGCGTGCTTTGTGGCGTGTCTGCAGAATTAGTTCAAGCTCGAGCGGAGCTTCGAACAAtagcttgtttctttttttacaccagGAAAGTTCCAGCGGACCCAAACGCACCGATTGCTCCTCTCCCTTTCCACCTTCATCCTCCCCCCCTGAG aaaagaGCCTCCTGACCCCaacgctcctcttcctccgctGCCTCTTCatctccatcctcctcctcctgcaaaGCGTCCCTCTGTGGATGGGAAAAAGGACAAAGACAG CAGGAAGTCGATCACAGACTCAAAGCCTCCTACACAGAGAAAATCTGCAGATTGTGAGAAAAAAGACAG gaaAGACTCAGTGGATGGCAAAGTGTCTAAAAAACACTCAGACAAAGCTAAGAGAGAAAG gAAAGATTCATCTGACTCCAAATCACCTCCTCCCAAAAAACCAACACCggaagtaaaaaaagagaaacacag GAAGGATTCCTGTGACTCAAAGCCGGGCCAGCTGTTTTACAGGAGCTTTTCCACCGACTCCAAACCCGACAG ACGCGAATCCACTGATTCAAAGAAAAGCAGCTCACCACCAGCAAAGAAGCTAACAGGTGAAAG gagaGAGTCTTTTGGCTCTAAACCTCCACCTGCTCATCCGCAGAGGAAAGCCTCTACTGACAGCATCGAAAG AAAGAGCAGAACCGAAGCTCCCAGAACTCCCACCACCCCGACCAGCCCAATGTCCCCCAGCTTCAGTTCTGCTGGGGGTCCACTGCCCCCCCACCTGGCCACTGGAGACTCCGTCAGAGACAAGTGCATCGAGATGGTGGCAGCCGCTCTGCGCACGGACA ATGACTTCAAAGATTTTGGAGTAAACTGCGACAGCATGGCGGCAGAGATTGAAGATC ATATCTACCAGGAGATAAGGGCCACCGACATGAAATACAAGAACAGAGTGCGGAGCCGCATCAGCAACCTGAAGGACCCCAAGAACCCGGGGCTTCGCAGGAATGTGCTGGCAGGCAGCATCGAGTTAAGCCGCATCGCCTCCATGTCCGCTGAG gaaaTGGCAAGCGatgagctaaaacagctgaGGAACGTTCTCACCCAGGAGGCCATCCGGGAGCACCAGATGGCCAAAACTGGTGGGACCACCACGGACCTGCTGCAGTGCGGCAAGtgcaagaagaaaaactgcACCTACAACCAG gtccAGACACGCAGCGCAGACGAGCCGATGaccacatttgttttgtgtaatgAGTGTGGGAACCGATGGAAG TTCTGCTGA
- the tcea3 gene encoding transcription elongation factor A protein 3 isoform X1, whose protein sequence is MTREEDLIRIAKKLDKMVSRSNTEGAMDLLKELRDFNMTLKLLQETRIGMSVNNIRKHCTDEEVIALAKVLIKDWKRLLNSGQSRSEKETEVKNGLDAGAAAPNMSPSETRSRGLDVKLKHDSDSDKKHSDKSRKETQDDNHIGKKRPADEPRGDGKQLEDLRREKHPPETREDKQPPSAEKPKVDTEDKRQRHVPSRKPKPDPPKEELKKMRHVEPLRKENPLEELKKQEDLRKDRNREESRHERPVGTPHRERTLSETRTERPAEKALFERRGVLDSSVLYPTRFPSPPRPARPPMPVKRPSLDTKKDRKDGRDSSTQHPRPPAPQPASPPVKRPAVEVKKERSGVLCGVSAELVQARAELRTIACFFFYTRKVPADPNAPIAPLPFHLHPPPLRKEPPDPNAPLPPLPLHLHPPPPAKRPSVDGKKDKDSSRKSITDSKPPTQRKSADCEKKDRKDSVDGKVSKKHSDKAKRERKDSSDSKSPPPKKPTPEVKKEKHRKDSCDSKPGQLFYRSFSTDSKPDRRESTDSKKSSSPPAKKLTGERRESFGSKPPPAHPQRKASTDSIERKSRTEAPRTPTTPTSPMSPSFSSAGGPLPPHLATGDSVRDKCIEMVAAALRTDNDFKDFGVNCDSMAAEIEDHIYQEIRATDMKYKNRVRSRISNLKDPKNPGLRRNVLAGSIELSRIASMSAEEMASDELKQLRNVLTQEAIREHQMAKTGGTTTDLLQCGKCKKKNCTYNQVQTRSADEPMTTFVLCNECGNRWKFC, encoded by the exons ATGACCCGGGAGGAAGATCTCATCCGGATCGCCAAGAAGCTGGACAAGATGGTGTCTAGAAGTAACACG GAGGGGGCGATGGACCTGCTGAAAGAGCTGAGAGACTTCAATATGACACTAAAACTTCTCCAG GAGACGAGGATCGGCATGTCTGTGAACAACATCAGGAAGCACTGCACAGACGAAGAGGTCATCGCCCTGGCAAAGGTCCTCATCAAAGACTGGAAGAGACTCCTGA ACTCCGGGCAGTCTCGCTCTGAGAAAGAGACGGAAGTGAAGAACGGCTTGGACGCCGGCGCCGCAGCCCCAAACATGTCACCCTCGGAGACACGCAGCAG GGGGCTGGATGTTAAACTAAAACACGACTCCGATTCTGATAAAAAACACTCTGACAAAAGCAGAAAGGAGACGCAGGATGACAACCACATAGGCAAAAAGAGACCTGCAGATGAACCCAGAGGCGATGGAAAGCAGCTCGAGGATCTCCGTCGGGAGAAACATCCTCCTGAAACGAGGGAGGACAAACAGCCGCCGTCTGCAGAGAAACCCAAAGTGGACACGGAGGACAAGAGGCAGAGACACGTGCCGAGCAGAAAACCCAAACCGGACCCACCGAAAGAAGAGCTGAAAAAGATGAGGCACGTCGAGCCGCTCAGAAAGGAGAATCCCCTcgaggagctgaagaagcagGAAGACCTGAGGAAGGACAGAAACCGAGAGGAGAGCAGACACGAGAGGCCCGTCGGCACACCTCACCGGGAGAGGACCCTGAGCGAAACGAGGACAGAAAGACCGGCTGAGAAAGCACTGTTTGAAAG GAGAGGCGTGCTGGACAGCAGCGTTCTGTACCCCACCCGcttcccctcccctccccggCCCGCTCGGCCCCCGATGCCTGTCAAACGGCCCTCTCtggacacaaaaaaagacag GAAAGACGGGAGAGACTCTTCCACCCAGCACCCCCGTCCCCCCGCTCCTCAACCGGCCTCTCCGCCCGTGAAGCGGCCTGCTGTAGAGGTCAAGAAAGAGAGGTCAGGCGTGCTTTGTGGCGTGTCTGCAGAATTAGTTCAAGCTCGAGCGGAGCTTCGAACAAtagcttgtttctttttttacaccagGAAAGTTCCAGCGGACCCAAACGCACCGATTGCTCCTCTCCCTTTCCACCTTCATCCTCCCCCCCTGAG aaaagaGCCTCCTGACCCCaacgctcctcttcctccgctGCCTCTTCatctccatcctcctcctcctgcaaaGCGTCCCTCTGTGGATGGGAAAAAGGACAAAGACAG CAGCAGGAAGTCGATCACAGACTCAAAGCCTCCTACACAGAGAAAATCTGCAGATTGTGAGAAAAAAGACAG gaaAGACTCAGTGGATGGCAAAGTGTCTAAAAAACACTCAGACAAAGCTAAGAGAGAAAG gAAAGATTCATCTGACTCCAAATCACCTCCTCCCAAAAAACCAACACCggaagtaaaaaaagagaaacacag GAAGGATTCCTGTGACTCAAAGCCGGGCCAGCTGTTTTACAGGAGCTTTTCCACCGACTCCAAACCCGACAG ACGCGAATCCACTGATTCAAAGAAAAGCAGCTCACCACCAGCAAAGAAGCTAACAGGTGAAAG gagaGAGTCTTTTGGCTCTAAACCTCCACCTGCTCATCCGCAGAGGAAAGCCTCTACTGACAGCATCGAAAG AAAGAGCAGAACCGAAGCTCCCAGAACTCCCACCACCCCGACCAGCCCAATGTCCCCCAGCTTCAGTTCTGCTGGGGGTCCACTGCCCCCCCACCTGGCCACTGGAGACTCCGTCAGAGACAAGTGCATCGAGATGGTGGCAGCCGCTCTGCGCACGGACA ATGACTTCAAAGATTTTGGAGTAAACTGCGACAGCATGGCGGCAGAGATTGAAGATC ATATCTACCAGGAGATAAGGGCCACCGACATGAAATACAAGAACAGAGTGCGGAGCCGCATCAGCAACCTGAAGGACCCCAAGAACCCGGGGCTTCGCAGGAATGTGCTGGCAGGCAGCATCGAGTTAAGCCGCATCGCCTCCATGTCCGCTGAG gaaaTGGCAAGCGatgagctaaaacagctgaGGAACGTTCTCACCCAGGAGGCCATCCGGGAGCACCAGATGGCCAAAACTGGTGGGACCACCACGGACCTGCTGCAGTGCGGCAAGtgcaagaagaaaaactgcACCTACAACCAG gtccAGACACGCAGCGCAGACGAGCCGATGaccacatttgttttgtgtaatgAGTGTGGGAACCGATGGAAG TTCTGCTGA